The following nucleotide sequence is from Opitutia bacterium.
CACCGACGAGCGCGATGACGACCACGTCGGCCGAGCAACCGCGCGCGATCATGCCGAGCAAAGTGGACTTACCGACACCGGAGCCGGCGAAGATGCCGAGACGCTGACCGCGTCCGATCGGCGTGAAGGTGTCGAGCACGCGCACGCCGGTCGTGAGTGCTTCCTTGATGCGCTGGCGGCGCAGCGGGTGCGGCGGCGTGTGGTCGCGCTCCGTGCGGTCGACGGGGAGCAAACCGAGTTCGTCGAACGGACGACCGAGCGCATCGAGCACGCGGCCGAGCAACTCCGGGCCGGGGCGCGGCAGCGGCGGACGGTCGGCGGCGGCGACTTCGCAGCCGACGTGCAGGCCGGACGTGTCGCCGAGCGGCATGAGCAGCACGCGGTGTTCGCGGAAGCCGACGACCTCGGCGCGGACGGTGAAGTCGGTGCGCGGCGAGCGGACGTTGCAAAGTTCGCCGAGGCCGACGTTCGGGCCTTCGGACTCGATGATGAGGCCGGCGACACCCGTGACCGCGCCGACGCGCTGCACCGCCGGCAGGTGCTTGACCTGCGTGCGGAGCACATCGACAAGCGGTGCGACGGCGGCGTTCATGCGCAATCGCCTCCGAAGCCGATCTCGTCGGTGAGGTTGAGGATCTCCGCGCCGAATCCCGGCGAAACGCCGGAGCGATCGAAATCCGTCGCGTCGCCCGCGCCGCAGAAAGTGTAACCTAATAGGTTACAAGTCGCGGCCGGCCTCGGCGCGTTTTCACTCGAGAGTGCGCGGAAAGTGTAACCTATTAGGTTACACGGCGGCAGGAGCTGGAGGCGGGGATTCATGCGCCGGTGAGGGAGTGGCTGAGGGCGGCGAGCTTGGTTTCCTGGCGGGCGTCGGTGAGGCCGAAGCGCGAGCGGACGAGGCAGTCGCCGGGGCGGAGCGTGCCGTCGACGCGGACTTGCAGGCCCGGATAACGCTTCATCCAATCGGGATTCAGCGCGGTGAGCAGTTCGGCGTCGCGCGGGGCGAGCGAGAGTTCGAGGCCTTCGCGCTCGGGGAAGAGCTGTTCGAGCGCTTCGCGGCAGAGGCGCTCAATCGTCTCGACCGGCGGCTCGTAGCCGGCGAGGAGGCGGTGCGCGATGTCGACCGCGAGCGCCGGGAGGGCGTCGCGAAGTTGCGTGACGAGCGAAGGCTCGATCGCGGAGAGTTTGTGCAACACGCCTTCGCTGAGCTGGCCCATGTCGGCGCGGAACTCGACCATCTGCTGGTCGGCGAGCGCGCGGGCGGAGTCGACGCCGCGGCGGTAGGCTTCCTCGCATTTGGCGGCGACCTCGGCCTCGGTGTAGATGCGTCCCTGGCCGGGCAGCACGGCGGCGGCGAGCGGGCGGTCGAAGGCGATGAGTTTGGCGTAGCCCACGGTCAGGATTTGGAAGAGCGGATCGGGGAAACCGGGAAAGCCACCACGCGCGCCCGCGAGCGAACCGGACGCGAGCGCACCGTGGCCGGGCGCGACGCGGCGGACACGCCAAACTCGAAGCTCCGCATGATGGCGCGGAGCGGTTCGGTGGTGGCGGAGGTGGGCGACGGCGTCATGGGCGTCAGGCGACGAGTGCTTGCGACTCGGAATCGAGGGAGATCTGGCCCTCTTCCTCGAGGCGGCGGACGGCCTGGATGATGACGTCCTGCGCGGCTTCGACGTCCTTGAGGCGGACGGGCCCGAGGAGTTCGATTTCCTCCTTGAGGCCTTCGGCGGCGCGCTTGGAGAGGCCGGCGTAGATTTTTTCGCGCAGCGATTCGCTGGCGGACTTCATCGAGATGGCGAGGTTGCCGGAGTCGACTTCGCGCAGCACGCGCTGCAGGTCGGCGGCGGCGAGGCGGTTGAGGTCCTCGAAGCTGAAGAGCTTCTTGCGGATCGCGGCGCCGAGGGTCGCGTTGCGCTCCTCGATGCGGGCGAGCAGGTTCTTCGACATGTCCTTGTCGAGGGAGTTGAGCAGGCCGGCGACCGCGCGGACGCCGCCGCTGCGGTGGAAGGCGGTGCGCACCTTCGTGTCGAAGTGCTTGCCGAGGGAGCGCACGATTTTGCCCACGAGGTCGAGCGACGTGGACTCTATCGTGCCGAGGCGCTCGACGACTTCCTCGCGGAGGTCGGGACTGAGCAGGGCAAACACTTCGGCGGACTTCGCCGGATCGAGATACGACAAGACGAAGGAAATCGTCTGCGGCTGCTCGTGCTTGATGAGATTGAAAATCTGGCGGCCTTCCATCTCGGCGATGTCGCTGATGATCTCGATGGAGCTGCCGGCGACGGGGCCGACGCGGCCGATGATCGATTGGGCCTTGTAGTCGCCCTTGGCGATCTCGAGCGTGCGTTGCGCGAAGGGCAGGCCGCCGAGCGCGGAGCCGACGCTGGTGGCGACGATCGAGCTGAATTCCTCCATCGCCTGCTTCTGCGTGGCCTCGGGAATCATCGTGAACGTCGACATCTCGCGGCACAGCATCTCGATCTCGGCGTCGTCGAATTGTTTCAGCACCTCGGCGGCGGCCTCGGGCCCGATGCAAATCAGGAAGACGGCGAGCTTCTGCTGACGGTTGAGCTTGGTGAAATCGATGTCGGCCATGGGAGAACTAGCTGAGAGTTGAGAGCTGAGAGCTGAGAGAAAGAGCCGCGACGCAGAGAGCGGTCCGGTTGGCCGGGCCGCTCGTCTCTGGGCTCTGGGCTCTGAGCTCTGGACTTTTCACGGGATCAATTCTTGGCGGCGGGCGGGTTGGCGACCCAGTCGCGGAGCGCCGTGCCGATGTTGGCGGGTTTCTGCCGGATGAGTTGGTTGAGCATGTCCGGCGTGATCGCGGAGCCGTTCTGGAGCTGGCGGGCGGCGATGTCGGGCGGCATGGCGAAGACTTCGACCGGGACGGTCTCGGGCTTCTGCTTCGAGAGGAGGCGGAGGAAAACGAGGAGCACGATCGCGGCGCCGGCGACGGCGGCCCAGCGCGAGGCGACCTCGATCCAGCCTTGCATGCGCGTCTCGCTCTGGATGGCGGAGACGGTCTCGGCCACGGGCTCGACGGCGAAGGGCAGTTCCTGCAACGCGACGATCGAGTCGAGTTCCTGGCCGGGCGCGGCCTTGAGGCCGAGCGCGTTGACGACCACTTGGCGCAACGCGGTGAGTTCCTCGGGCGTGCGTTTCTGTTGCGTGGGCTGCGTGCCGGCCGGCGAACCGGCGGGCGGCGGGACGAGGCGCGGCGCGATCATCACGGAGGCGGTCACGTTCTTGATCGTGCCCGGATTGCGCGTGATGTTCGTCGTGGTGCGGTTGATCTCGTAAGCGGTGGTGCGGTTCTTGCGCGATTGCTCGGTGGTGTTGACCGGCTTGGCGGTTTCGGCCGCGACCGTCTTTTCCGGGACGTTGGCGCTCACGCCGGTGGCGCCGCCGTTGGTGCGGGTTTCGGCGGAGTTGGAATTATCCTCGGTGATCGTCTGCGTGCGGACAACCTGGCCGTCCGGATCGAATTTTTCCTGCATCTGCGTCGTCGACTCGGTGTCGATGTCGGCGGAGACGCGGACGACGGCGTTGCCCGGCCCGATGACGGCGCCGAGCATGGTCTCGACTTTCTTGGAAAGGTAATCCTCGACCTGTTGCTTGTAGCGCATCTGCGAGGAGGCGTTGCCGAGCGACGGGTCCTGCTTGAGTTCCTCGGAGAGCACGCGGCCGCGGTTGTCGACGACGGCGACGGTGTCGGGCGTGAGGCCTTGGACGGCGTTGGCGACGAGGTGGCGGATGGCGTTGACGCCCTCGGTGTCGAGGCGACCGCCGCCCATGTCGACGAAGACGGAGGCGGTGGAGCGCACGCCCTGGTCGGTGAGGAGGAGCCGGTTTTCCGGCTGCACGATCATGACGCGCGCGGCGCGGACGCCTTGGAGCTGCGTGATGGTGCGGGCGAGTTCGCCTTGGATGGCGCGGAGGTAATTGGTGCGCTGGACGAAGTCCGAGAGGCCGAACTGGCCCTTGTCGAAGATTTCAAAACCGACGCCGTCGCCGCTCGGGAGGCCCTTCGAGGCGAGATCCATGCGGAGCTTGTAGACTTGGTCGGCCGGGACCTGCACGGCGGTGCCGCCGGCGGTGACTTGGTAAGGGATGTTGCGCGTCTGGAGTTCGCTGATGATCGCGGTGGCGTCCTTCTCGGCGAGGCGGGCGTAGAGCAGCTGGTAATCGGGGCGGCGCGACCACATGACGAGCGCGATCATCGCGCCGATCACGCCGAGGGCGGCGACGATGAGCGAGACGCGTTGGTTGAGGCCAAGCTGTTGCCAGAGGGCGAGCAGGGAGGCGGCGAAGTTTTTCATGCGGCGTTAGGCGCGGGAGCGGAAAGAGAAAGTTCGGGAGAACGAGAAAGAGAATGAGAACGAGAACGAGAACGATTCAGGCGGCGGGCTCACACCTGCATGCGCATCAATTCCTGGTAGGATTCGACGAGCTTGTTGCGCACCTCGACCATGAGGGAGAACGCGACGCCGGCTTCCTGCATGGCGATGACGGATTGGTGAAGCTGGTCGGTCTCGCCCATGAGGACCTTTTGCGTGAGCTGGCTGGCTTCGGCCTGCTTCGAGCTGACGGTGTCGACGAGTCCGCCGAGCATTTCGCTGAAGCCGTTCGAGGTCGGCGCGGCGGCGCGCATGCCGTCGGGCAGCGACCCGATGGCGCCGGCGGCGGCCTGCTTCTCGCGCAGCGCCTCGGCGCGCGCCATGGCTTGGGGAACGAGGGAGGAATAAACGGAGCCGACGGGAGACATGGGATTACTTGCCGATCTCGAGCGTCTTCATCGCGAGGTTGCGCGAGTTCTTGGCGACGGAGAGGTTCGCCTCGTAGGCGCGGGAGGCCGTGATGAGGTCCACCATTTCGTAGGCGAGGTTGACGTTGGGCATCGTGACGAGGCCGTCCGGGCCGGCGTCGGGATGCTGGGGGTTGTAAACTTGTTGGCCGGGCGACTTGTCGCTCTGCACGCCGCCGATGCGGACGGTGGTGAGCGAGGCGCCGCCGGTGCGCTTCACGAGCTCGGTCTCGAAGGAAACGATCTGGCGCTTGTAGGCGCCGCCGTCGGCGGTGCGGGTCGTCTGGGCGTTGGCGATGTTCTGCGCGACGATGTCGAGGCGCATGCGCTGGGCCGCGAGCGCGCCGGAGGTGACTTGGATGCCGGGGATGAGGTCCATGGGTCAGCGGCTCAGTATTGGCGGCCGGTGATGGCGAGCTTCAGCTGCTTGATGTTCCGGGAGACGACTTCGCTGAGGAATTCGTATTCGGCGGAGTTCTTGTTCATCGCGAGCAGCTCGTGCTCGATCTCGACGGTGTTGCCGTCCGGGCGCACGGCGCGCGCATGGGCGTCCTCGGCGAGTTTCGGCTTCAGCTCGGCGGCGCGGTCGAAATCGCCGGTCTTCAAGCTGGCCTTCAACTGCTCCGAAAAATCCGTGCTGACGTCCAAGCGCCGATAGCCGGGCGTTTCGGCGTTGGCGATGTTGGCAGCGATCGCTTCCTGGCGCAGGGCGGCCGCATCGAGGAGTTTCCGGGCTACGGCGTAGTTGGCGGATTGAAAGATGGGGTCGACCATACCCTCGCGTAAACACGGCGCATGCCAGTGCACGCCCCACCCCTCCAAGCCACACAATATCAGCGAAATAGGCCGAAACTCCCGAACGCGCCGGCCAATTGGGCGACAGCTAGGTCGTTCCCCGGCAGAAATTGCCCGCCCTCGCGGAGGCGTCCGGAGAATTTCCGGAGCGTAAAACTACAGCCCCGCCCGTTTGGGCCGATGGATGGGGACAAAGCCTCATGAGGGACAGCGAGTTCGATTTCATCCGCACGCTCGTTTACGAACGCAGCCGCATCCAGCTTGGCCCCGACAAACGGGAGCTGGTCGCCGCGCGTCTCGGCAAACGGCTCCGCGCCACGAAGACCGACAGCATCGGCCACTACTGCGACCTGCTCAAATCCGGCCAAGCCGAGGAAGAGCTCGCGCACCTGATCGACGCCATCTCTACGAACCACACGTTCTTCTTCCGCGAGAACGCGCACTTCGACTACCTCCGCTCGCACATCGTGCCGGAAATGCTCGCGCGCCACCGCACGGAGCGCTGGTCGCAATTCTACGTGTGGAGCGCCGCCAGCTCCTCCGGCGAGGAGCCCTACTCCATCGCCATGACGCTTGCCGAAGCCCTGCCGCGCACCAGCGGCTGGAACTGGCGCATCGAAGCGACGGACATCTCGCACCGCATCCTCGAGAAAGCGCGCAACGCGATCTACCGCGACGACGTGGTCGCCAAGCTCCCGCAGTCCACGATCAAAACCTACTTCCAGCGCGGCGTCGGCCCGCAGGAAGGCAACTACCGCGTGCGCCCGGAAATCCGCTCTCAGGTGAACTACCAGCATCTGAACCTCCTCGAGGGCGAGCCGCCGTTCAAGGATTCGTTCCAAGTCATTTTCTGCCGCAACGTGATGATCTACTTCGATCGCCCCACGCAGGAGGAACTCGTCAACAAGCTCACGCGCCGCTTGGTCCCCGGCGGTTACCTCCTCGTCGGCCACAGCGAAAGCCTCACCGGCATCAAACACTCTCTCCAACTCGTCAAACCGGCGATCTACCGGCGTCCGCTCAAGCCATGACCGCACCGAAAAAAATCCGGGTGCTCATCGTCGACGACTCCGCCGTCGTCCGGAAACTCGCCAGCGAAGCCCTCGCCGCCGATCCCGAGATCGAAGTCGTCGGCACCGCCATCGATCCCTACATGGCGCGCGACAAGCTCAAGGAGCTCTCGCCCGACGTCCTCACGCTCGACCTCGAAATGCCGCGCATGGACGGCCTCACGTTCCTGCGTCTGCTGATGGAGCGCCGCCCGATCCCGGTCATCGTGATGAGTTCGCTCACGCAGCGCGGCTCCGAATACGCCCTCGAGGCGCTCCGCCTCGGCGCCGTCGACGTTCTCGGCAAACCGAGCGGCTCGTTCTCCTTCGGCAACCTTGGCCCGCAACTCATCGCGAAGGTCAAAACCGCCGCGCAAGCGCGCGTGCGCCCGCTCCCTCCGTCCGCCGATCCCGCGCCCGCCACCCACGCCGCATCGAGTCCCGCCACCGCGACAACGGCAGCCGCGCCCGCGCCGAAACCCGTCCGCTACGTCCCGGCCCTCACGCCCGCCGTGGCGAAAACCCGCATTGATCCGTCGCGCCTCCGCCAGCTGGACCCGCGCGCCATCATCCTACTCGGCGCCTCCACCGGCGGCACCGAAGCGCTCCGCGACGTGCTCACCCGCCTGCCGGGCGACTTGCCGGGCATCGCGATCGTGCAGCACATCCCGGCGACGTTCTCCAAGGCCTTCGCCGATCGCCTGAATTCCCTCTGCCAACTCGAGGTCCGTGAAGCCGTCGATGGCGACCGCGTCACGCCCGGCCTCGCGCTGATCGCCCCCGGCAATTTCCACATGATGCTCCAGTGGGCGGGCGACGGCTACCGCGTGCGCGTCGTCGACGGTCCGCCGGTCTGGCACCAACGCCCCGCCGTCGACCTGCTTTTCAAGTCCGCCGCCGATTGCGGCGCCGCCCCGCGCGCCGTCGCCGGCATCCTCACCGGCATGGGCAAGGACGGTGCCGAGGGCCTCAAGAAGCTCCGCGAGAAAGGCGCCACCACCTTTGCCCAGGACGAAGCCTCGTGCGTCGTCTACGGCATGCCGAAAGCCGCGTGGGATTGCGGCGCCGCCCAGATTCAAATCGCCCTCGAGCGCATCGCTCCCTATCTTGTCGGCCGTTGCGAAGCCGCGCCTCACCCT
It contains:
- a CDS encoding flagellar biosynthesis protein encodes the protein MLTVGYAKLIAFDRPLAAAVLPGQGRIYTEAEVAAKCEEAYRRGVDSARALADQQMVEFRADMGQLSEGVLHKLSAIEPSLVTQLRDALPALAVDIAHRLLAGYEPPVETIERLCREALEQLFPEREGLELSLAPRDAELLTALNPDWMKRYPGLQVRVDGTLRPGDCLVRSRFGLTDARQETKLAALSHSLTGA
- the fliG gene encoding flagellar motor switch protein FliG, yielding MADIDFTKLNRQQKLAVFLICIGPEAAAEVLKQFDDAEIEMLCREMSTFTMIPEATQKQAMEEFSSIVATSVGSALGGLPFAQRTLEIAKGDYKAQSIIGRVGPVAGSSIEIISDIAEMEGRQIFNLIKHEQPQTISFVLSYLDPAKSAEVFALLSPDLREEVVERLGTIESTSLDLVGKIVRSLGKHFDTKVRTAFHRSGGVRAVAGLLNSLDKDMSKNLLARIEERNATLGAAIRKKLFSFEDLNRLAAADLQRVLREVDSGNLAISMKSASESLREKIYAGLSKRAAEGLKEEIELLGPVRLKDVEAAQDVIIQAVRRLEEEGQISLDSESQALVA
- the fliF gene encoding flagellar M-ring protein FliF codes for the protein MKNFAASLLALWQQLGLNQRVSLIVAALGVIGAMIALVMWSRRPDYQLLYARLAEKDATAIISELQTRNIPYQVTAGGTAVQVPADQVYKLRMDLASKGLPSGDGVGFEIFDKGQFGLSDFVQRTNYLRAIQGELARTITQLQGVRAARVMIVQPENRLLLTDQGVRSTASVFVDMGGGRLDTEGVNAIRHLVANAVQGLTPDTVAVVDNRGRVLSEELKQDPSLGNASSQMRYKQQVEDYLSKKVETMLGAVIGPGNAVVRVSADIDTESTTQMQEKFDPDGQVVRTQTITEDNSNSAETRTNGGATGVSANVPEKTVAAETAKPVNTTEQSRKNRTTAYEINRTTTNITRNPGTIKNVTASVMIAPRLVPPPAGSPAGTQPTQQKRTPEELTALRQVVVNALGLKAAPGQELDSIVALQELPFAVEPVAETVSAIQSETRMQGWIEVASRWAAVAGAAIVLLVFLRLLSKQKPETVPVEVFAMPPDIAARQLQNGSAITPDMLNQLIRQKPANIGTALRDWVANPPAAKN
- the fliE gene encoding flagellar hook-basal body complex protein FliE, encoding MSPVGSVYSSLVPQAMARAEALREKQAAAGAIGSLPDGMRAAAPTSNGFSEMLGGLVDTVSSKQAEASQLTQKVLMGETDQLHQSVIAMQEAGVAFSLMVEVRNKLVESYQELMRMQV
- the flgC gene encoding flagellar basal body rod protein FlgC — translated: MDLIPGIQVTSGALAAQRMRLDIVAQNIANAQTTRTADGGAYKRQIVSFETELVKRTGGASLTTVRIGGVQSDKSPGQQVYNPQHPDAGPDGLVTMPNVNLAYEMVDLITASRAYEANLSVAKNSRNLAMKTLEIGK
- the flgB gene encoding flagellar basal body rod protein FlgB, yielding MVDPIFQSANYAVARKLLDAAALRQEAIAANIANAETPGYRRLDVSTDFSEQLKASLKTGDFDRAAELKPKLAEDAHARAVRPDGNTVEIEHELLAMNKNSAEYEFLSEVVSRNIKQLKLAITGRQY
- a CDS encoding protein-glutamate O-methyltransferase, producing MRDSEFDFIRTLVYERSRIQLGPDKRELVAARLGKRLRATKTDSIGHYCDLLKSGQAEEELAHLIDAISTNHTFFFRENAHFDYLRSHIVPEMLARHRTERWSQFYVWSAASSSGEEPYSIAMTLAEALPRTSGWNWRIEATDISHRILEKARNAIYRDDVVAKLPQSTIKTYFQRGVGPQEGNYRVRPEIRSQVNYQHLNLLEGEPPFKDSFQVIFCRNVMIYFDRPTQEELVNKLTRRLVPGGYLLVGHSESLTGIKHSLQLVKPAIYRRPLKP
- a CDS encoding chemotaxis response regulator protein-glutamate methylesterase, with translation MTAPKKIRVLIVDDSAVVRKLASEALAADPEIEVVGTAIDPYMARDKLKELSPDVLTLDLEMPRMDGLTFLRLLMERRPIPVIVMSSLTQRGSEYALEALRLGAVDVLGKPSGSFSFGNLGPQLIAKVKTAAQARVRPLPPSADPAPATHAASSPATATTAAAPAPKPVRYVPALTPAVAKTRIDPSRLRQLDPRAIILLGASTGGTEALRDVLTRLPGDLPGIAIVQHIPATFSKAFADRLNSLCQLEVREAVDGDRVTPGLALIAPGNFHMMLQWAGDGYRVRVVDGPPVWHQRPAVDLLFKSAADCGAAPRAVAGILTGMGKDGAEGLKKLREKGATTFAQDEASCVVYGMPKAAWDCGAAQIQIALERIAPYLVGRCEAAPHPAAVPVLSG